A window of Chloracidobacterium sp. N contains these coding sequences:
- the mtnA gene encoding S-methyl-5-thioribose-1-phosphate isomerase, whose protein sequence is MRTVEWTPAGVRVIDQRVLPGRETYHTYATYEEVAEAIRTMVIRGAPAIGVAAALGIALGVRASVAAGEDLPAAFERICQTLAATRPTAVNLFWAIERMRRRFEHLRAEKTPEAQIAEALLAEAQAIHAEDIATCRQIGRHGAELIPDGATVLTHCNAGALATAGYGTALGVIRTAVEQGKRITVYADETRPFLQGARLTTWELMQDGIPVTLICDNMAGHFMKLGRIDCVVVGADRIAANGDTANKIGTYMVAVLAQRHRIPFYVAAPVSTLDLTLETGDGIPIEDRAAQEVTHIASVPVAPAGVAVANPAFDVTPHDLITGIITERGVAYPPFTVSLRRLAAGT, encoded by the coding sequence ATGCGCACTGTGGAGTGGACGCCGGCTGGCGTGCGTGTCATTGATCAGCGCGTTTTGCCCGGCAGGGAGACATATCATACGTACGCAACCTATGAGGAGGTTGCTGAGGCCATTCGGACGATGGTGATCCGTGGGGCCCCGGCCATTGGCGTGGCAGCGGCGTTGGGCATTGCCTTGGGCGTTCGGGCAAGTGTGGCCGCCGGGGAAGACCTCCCGGCGGCTTTCGAGCGGATTTGCCAGACGCTGGCCGCCACCCGCCCGACCGCCGTCAACCTGTTCTGGGCCATCGAGCGCATGCGTCGCAGGTTTGAACATCTGCGCGCCGAAAAGACGCCTGAAGCACAGATTGCGGAAGCCCTGCTGGCGGAAGCCCAGGCCATCCATGCGGAAGACATTGCCACCTGCCGCCAGATTGGTCGCCACGGCGCGGAACTCATTCCCGATGGCGCAACCGTACTGACCCACTGTAACGCCGGCGCACTGGCAACGGCTGGCTATGGGACGGCGCTGGGAGTGATTCGCACGGCCGTCGAGCAGGGAAAGCGGATTACCGTTTACGCTGACGAAACCCGTCCTTTTTTGCAGGGCGCACGCCTGACGACGTGGGAACTGATGCAGGACGGCATACCGGTGACGTTGATCTGCGACAACATGGCCGGTCACTTCATGAAGCTGGGGCGCATTGACTGTGTTGTTGTCGGCGCTGACCGGATTGCCGCCAACGGTGACACCGCCAACAAGATTGGCACCTACATGGTCGCCGTGCTGGCCCAGCGCCATCGCATTCCATTCTATGTGGCCGCGCCGGTTTCCACCTTGGACCTGACCCTTGAAACCGGCGATGGCATTCCGATTGAAGACCGCGCCGCACAGGAAGTCACGCATATTGCGTCCGTACCGGTGGCGCCCGCTGGTGTGGCCGTTGCCAACCCGGCCTTTGACGTGACGCCACACGATCTCATCACCGGGATTATTACGGAGCGTGGGGTTGCCTACCCTCCCTTTACCGTGTCGTTGCGCCGGTTGGCGGCCGGCACATGA